A window of the Enterobacteriaceae bacterium 4M9 genome harbors these coding sequences:
- a CDS encoding transporter, with the protein MSKIWSKEETLWSFALYGTAVGAGTLFLPIQLGSAGSIVLLLTALVAYPLTLWPHRALCQFILSAKTTGGEGITQAVNHWYGKRIGQLITALYFLAFFVVVLIYAVAITNSLTEQLAKRMEITLSVRVLVSLGVVLVLNLIFLMGRHVTLKVMSFLVFPLIAYFLFLSLWLTGSWQTAHFTEQLHFTPQTLHEIWISIPVMVFAFSHTPIISTFAVDHRERYGDRAMDKCKKIMKVSYLIICLSVLFFVFSCLLAIPSSYILDAREHGLTILSALAMMPSAPDWLGISGIVVAVVAMSKSFLGTYFGVIEGATEMVRAGLGQAGVKKSRAFNRALSLILVSGITFVVCCINPNAISMIYAISGPLIAMILFIMPTLATLIIPALKPYRSLANMITLLVGILCVSVMFIP; encoded by the coding sequence ATGTCGAAAATATGGTCAAAAGAAGAGACTCTCTGGAGTTTCGCCCTGTACGGTACGGCGGTAGGTGCCGGGACGCTGTTCCTGCCTATCCAGCTCGGTTCGGCTGGCTCCATCGTGCTGCTGCTTACCGCGCTCGTTGCCTACCCCTTAACGCTCTGGCCACACCGCGCGCTGTGTCAGTTCATTCTGTCAGCTAAAACGACGGGCGGTGAAGGCATCACGCAGGCCGTTAACCACTGGTACGGTAAACGCATTGGACAGCTGATTACGGCGCTCTACTTCCTCGCCTTTTTTGTGGTGGTACTGATTTATGCAGTGGCGATTACTAACTCGCTGACCGAGCAGCTGGCAAAGCGCATGGAGATAACCCTTAGCGTGCGCGTGCTGGTGAGTCTGGGCGTAGTGCTGGTATTAAACCTGATCTTTCTGATGGGCCGCCACGTCACGCTTAAAGTCATGAGCTTTCTGGTGTTTCCGCTTATCGCCTATTTCCTGTTTCTGTCGCTCTGGCTAACCGGTAGCTGGCAGACCGCGCACTTTACCGAGCAGCTGCACTTTACGCCGCAGACGCTGCATGAAATCTGGATCTCTATCCCTGTGATGGTTTTTGCTTTTAGCCATACCCCGATTATCTCGACCTTTGCCGTGGATCACCGCGAGCGCTACGGCGATCGAGCTATGGATAAATGCAAAAAAATTATGAAGGTTTCGTACCTGATAATTTGCCTGAGCGTGCTGTTTTTTGTGTTCAGCTGCCTGCTGGCTATCCCGTCATCCTACATTCTTGACGCACGCGAGCATGGACTTACCATTCTTTCGGCTCTGGCCATGATGCCTTCGGCGCCCGACTGGCTGGGTATTTCCGGGATTGTTGTCGCGGTCGTCGCGATGTCGAAATCGTTTCTCGGCACCTATTTTGGTGTGATTGAAGGGGCAACGGAGATGGTGCGCGCGGGGCTGGGCCAGGCAGGGGTAAAGAAAAGCCGCGCTTTTAACCGGGCGCTGTCGCTGATACTGGTCAGCGGCATCACGTTTGTGGTCTGCTGCATCAACCCGAACGCAATTTCGATGATTTACGCCATCAGCGGGCCGCTGATTGCCATGATTCTGTTCATTATGCCAACGCTTGCCACTCTGATTATCCCGGCGCTTAAACCGTACCGCTCGCTGGCAAACATGATTACCCTGCTCGTTGGTATTTTGTGCGTGTCGGTGATGTTTATTCCCTGA